One genomic window of Conger conger chromosome 9, fConCon1.1, whole genome shotgun sequence includes the following:
- the LOC133137707 gene encoding interferon-induced very large GTPase 1-like has product MMTQENVLLVDIVSLSVSQPSMEKELSSHYLYKLMMLDYRARYMFIKQDKHSLDSEQDGATFDNDDFFDFEDKTQLNVNSKQAHIHPMDVHMAVFHCADDFLRQYIFRKLSTCQFAIPFLVPDPCTEEVEFPFWVLRHISKSWQSKTNSTADKPGKYKSRKISSTPVPVVSFVRLGMSNSNSKSDILNGVISKQRHSVFFNRHCKGSTPDSLLMKGVVEIAWYCPGGKEDDIFDDCVAFLNLCGNAAEHPKQLEFIQAVSTVNVLLLSEHLLSEAEKRISQKFSTSTVPLICLFSGKEHIQQSKNPTKLRLAAKNRNHAELTEELISNIKQCIGENKQTKSIDMCYQVAVQQQFKVNDIQKAYQEGYELAQTLISLLAKENPSTLKEKLLPLQGELWHEWCKKNKEQFRLQFKERESIEQQLSEITATKDIIRHRQKCKATPLNEFVRTFLECLTAPSNSKDTKLSMVQWLAVFLEDLTTDVFAELEEDYHSTWRKMREIPVSTVKASHVSEMQSKLNSISDKMATTTIGLQHLMREVGQLYETIQTTTKAGIRTSESARTKLPKIGADMLIYGCPLELMDGDAAHVPLTWIEAVIGELVKALGDKKLFVLSILGLQSSGKSTLLNTMFGVQFSVSVGRCTRGAFMQLIPVDSSIRNKLGYDFILIVDTEGLRSPELSAKRSVSHDNELATFIIGIGDLTVINIMGENPAEMHDILQICVQAFLRMKLVKIAPSCVFVHQNVSDASAGEKAMEGRRRLQQKLDDMATIAARDKNIEGINGFSDVIQFDIETQVFYFKNLLEGDPPMAPPNPSYSQNVQELKTKLLTIAEWNTECKFSSFSEFKLRVHDLWTALLQENFVFSFRNMVYSYLEEKYAAWSWKLREHALEIQTKLCNQIGSDLIKEVNVVDLTANFDKVYNPLQCEIEKYFKEDRNEEILVMWRVNIDKRFMNLKNELIDETRKKCKEQFTSKKNRSALDQKKTEYTAELTKQSKNLASNLKQQRLDEREITKEFDKLWDHWTAEVTKCHIPTEDVDVKAIVRTLMTDFDKIIQQMSHSVQKYVTEKENNKEDFNDSFIYGILATIEKTIAEFESKNNLIRFTYEFKVDLSIHLCLKYVSRFQRMQKDFKRAKHPLTYLESQRENYFQAFRNYCKGANSVTIFVDFLCEHIKPKVLAAVNDKTTQHIAGEMKHKNPAFNSNRSNLENHILKHLATEEDFSSFQEYIDFPESYFERFIQEKVDDFCRDTKKQHLINQEKLETLKNEQLQK; this is encoded by the exons ATGATGACACAAGAGAATGTTCTTCTTGTTGACATTGTATCTCTTAGTGTAAGTCAACCCAGTATGGAGAAAGAGCTGAGCTCCCACTATCTCTACAAACTCATGATGTTGGACTACAGAGCCAGGTACATGTTTataaaacaagacaaacacagCCTGGATTCAGAGCAAGATGGAGCAACGTTTGACAATGATGACTTTTTTGATTTTGAAGACAAAACACAGCTGAATGTGAACAGCAAACAGGCACACATTCATCCAATGGATGTTCACATGGCAGTTTTCCATTGTGCCGATGACTTTTTGCGAcagtacattttcagaaaactCTCCACTTGCCAATTTGCCATTCCCTTCTTAGTACCCGATCCATGTACAGAGGAGGTTGAATTCCCCTTCTGGGTCCTGAGGCACATCAGTAAATCATggcaaagcaaaacaaattctACAGCTGACAAACCTGGAAAGTACAAGAGCAGAAAAATATCCAGTACACCAGTGCCAGTCGTTTCCTTTGTAAGACTAGGCATGTCCAATTCCAACTCCAAGTCCGACATATTGAATGGTGTCATTAGCAAACAGAGGCACAGTGTTTTTTTCAACCGCCATTGCAAGGGTAGCACTCCAGACAGCTTGCTCATGAAGGGAGTTGTGGAGATTGCATGGTACTGTCCTGGGGGTAAGGAAGATGACATATTTGATGACTGTGTGGCCTTTCTGAACCTTTGTGGTAATGCAGCAGAGCATCCAAAACAACTTGAGTTTATTCAGGCAGTAAGTACTGTCAATGTGCTTCTACTTTCAGAGCATCTGCTGAGTGAAGCCGAAAAAAGGATTTCCCAGAAATTCTCCACATCTACTGTCCCCTTGATATGCTTGTTCTCAGGGAAGGAGCACATTCAGCAGTCAAAAAATCCAACAAAACTCAGACTAGCTGCAAAGAACAGGAATCACGCTGAGCTTACGGAAGAACTGATTTCAAATATCAAACAGTGTAttggtgaaaataaacagacaaaaagCATTGACATGTGCTACCAAGTTGCGGTTCAGCAACAGTTCAAAGTGAATGACATTCAGAAAGCATATCAAGAAGGTTATGAACTGGCTCAGACCTTAATTAGTCTTTTGGCAAAGGAAAACCCATCCACTCTGAAGGAGAAACTTTTGCCACTGCAAGGTGAATTGTGGCATGAATGGTGTaagaaaaacaaagagcagTTTCGCCTACAATTcaaagaaagggaaagcattgAACAGCAACTAAGTGAAATCACAGCTACGAAGGACATAATCAGACATAGGCAAAAATGTAAGGCCACTCCTCTTAATGAATTTGTAAGAACATTCCTGGAGTGCTTAACTGCACCCAGTAATTCCAAAGACACAAAACTGTCCATGGTGCAGTGGCTCGCTGTTTTCCTGGAGGATCTTACCACTGATGTATTTGCCGAGCTTGAAGAGGACTATCACTCAACCTGGAGAAAAATGAGAGAAATACCAGTGAGTACAGTAAAAGCATCACATGTCAGTGAAATGCAATCAAAACTCAACAGCATATCAGACAAAATGGCCACTACAACAATTGGCCTTCAGCATCTTATGAGAGAGGTCGGTCAACTATATGAGACCATTCAAACAACGACAAAAGCAGGAATTCGAACCAGTGAATCTGCCAGAACTAAGCTGCCTAAAATAGGGGCAGATATGCTGATTTATGGTTGTCCACTTGAATTAATGGATGGAGATGCTGCCCATGTGCCTTTAACATGGATTGAAGCTGTTATTGGTGAACTTGTTAAAGCTCTTGGAGACAAAAAGTTATTTGTTCTGTCCATCCTAGGGCTTCAAAGCTCTGGGAAAtccacactactgaacacaatGTTTGGTGTTCAATTTTCAGTGAGTGTAGGAAGGTGCACTCGTGGAGCCTTCATGCAGCTGATACCGGTGGACTCCAGCATCAGAAATAAACTTGGATATGACTTTATCCTCATTGTGGACACAGAGGGACTCCGATCACCTGAGCTCAGTGCAAAGCGATCAGTAAGCCATGACAATGAGCTTGCCACATTCATCATTGGAATTGGTGACTTAACTGTCATTAATATTATGGGGGAAAACCCAGCCGAGATGCATGACATCCTTCAGATTTGTGTGCAGGCTTTTTTGCGGATGAAACTTGTTAAAATTGCACCAAGTTGCGTTTTTGTACATCAGAATGTTTCTGATGCATCTGCTGGAGAAAAGGCAATGGAAGGGAGAAGACGTCTTCAGCAGAAACTGGATGATATGGCTACCATAGCAGCAAGGGACAAAAATATTGAAGGAATTAATGGGTTCAGTGATGTAATACAGTTTGACATTGAAACCCAAGTGTTCTATTTCAAGAACCTTCTGGAGGGAGATCCTCCCATGGCCCCACCAAACCCATCCTACAGTCAGAATGTGCAAGAGCTAAAGACCAAACTGCTAACAATTGCAGAGTGGAATACAGAGTGCAAATTTTCGTCATTTTCAGAATTCAAATTACGGGTTCATGATCTGTGGACAGCACTTTTACAGGAGAactttgttttcagtttcagaaaCATGGTGTACAGTTATCTGGAAGAAAAATATGCAGCATGGTCATGGAAACTGAGAGAACATGCTTTGGAGATTCAAACCAAGTTGTGCAACCAAATCGGGAGTGATTTGATTAAGGAGGTAAATGTAGTAGATCTGACAGCAAATTTTGACAAAGTCTACAATCCACTGCAATGTGAGATAGAGAAGTATTTCAAAGAAGACAGAAATGAAGAGATTCTAGTAATGTGGAGGGTGAACATTGACAAACGTTTCATGAACCTAAAGAATGAACTCATTGATGAGACAAGAAAGAAATGTAAAGAACAATTTACTTCCAAGAAAAACAGATCAGCGCTAGACCAGAAGAAAACTGAATATACAGCTGAGTTAACCAAGCAGAGCAAAAATCTAGCATCCAATCTAAAACAACAGCGCCTTGATGAAAGGGAAATCACAAAAGAATTTGACAAACTGTGGGATCACTGGACAGCTGAAGTGACCAAATGTCATATCCCAACAGAGGATGTGGATGTCAAAGCGATA GTGAGAACATTGATGACGGATTTTGATAAAATAATTCAACAAATGAGTCACTCTGTTCAAAAATATGTCAccgaaaaagaaaacaacaaggAGGATTTTAATGACAGCTTCATTTATGGGATATTGGCAACGATTGAGAAGACCATTGCTGAATTTGAGTCCAAAAATAATCTCATACGGTTCACATATGAATTCAAAGTGGACCTTTCTATTCATCTTTGCCTGAAATATGTCTCAAGGTTTCAGAGGATGCAGAAAGACTTTAAGAGAGCAAAGCATCCACTGACATATCTGGAAAGCCAAAGAGAAAACTATTTTCAAGCATTCAGAAATTATTGCAAAGGAGCTAATTCTGTCACAATATTTGTTGattttctctgtgaacacaTCAAGCCAAAAGTTCTGGCTGCAGTGAATGATAAAACCACTCAGCACATTGCAGGGGAAATGAAGCACAAGAATCCAGCTTTCAACAGCAATAGGTCAAATCTTGAGAATCATATACTGAAACATTTGGCAACTGAGGAGGACTTCAGCTCATTTCAGGAATACATTGACTTTCCAGAGAGTTACTTTGAAAGGTTTATCCAAGAAAAGGTAGATGACTTTTGCCGTGATACCAAAAAACAGCATCTGATTAACCAGGAAAAGCTTGAAACTCTCAAAAATGAGCAACTACAGAAGTAG